CTCAGCAATTTTATTAGAATCTACCATCATTTTTAAATTTTTTGAAATTACTGCCTTTCCAATAATTCCACCACCAAGATCTACTTTAATAAAATAATAATCTGTATCTGTAACTAATTCTTTTGCAATTAATTTTGATTCAATCGGAAGAATATTTTTGCCATTTTCGTCAAATTTGTCTGGATATTGTTCTTTCAATTTGTTTAAATTTGCAGGCTCCACTGAATCTATAATTAATGAATAAACTGGATCTCCTACATCAAGATTATTAATTGTCATACCGTTTAACGGATCTGTTAAAGGTAAAACTTCTGGTGCTGATTGAACATCTACTCTATTTAAATATGATTTTTCTTTTTCTGAAAAACTTCTGTGTTGTGTCATCAGCCACACTAAATCTTGATAAGTAAGCTTTTCTGCAACTATTTTTAGGTTTACTTCACCTTCCCATTCTTCAAAAATTTCTGACAAAATAGCTTTTATTACAGCAACATCAGAATCTCTTACTCCTAAAAACATTTTTGCATTTATTATTTCAGGCCCATACCTTTTAATGGTGGATTGAACAAATGCTAAAAATTGCTTATTCAAATCTAAAACAGTTGAATCTTTTATCGCTTTATAATATAATTCTTCTAATTTAGATTTATATTCTATATAAGATAAATTGATATCTGGTAATTCAAATTTTGGAAGCTTTGATTTTGGTATTGATAAAACTTTATATTCTGGATTTCCTTTTTGCTTTCCAAACATATATCCTATTATTATTTCAGCCGTTAATGACGATGTTGCAAAAAACTTTACAGCATAAAAATCCATTATTTCGCCTCCCTAAACAACATACCCTCCTGATGGCACATCTTCAATAAATTCCTTTATATAATTACCTATAAGTACATTCTTACCTATTTGAATATTTGGAGGAATCCTTGTATTAAATCCTATTAATGTTATATCTGTATTATAAATTTTGTTATTATATTGATTTTCTTTAAACTCTCCAATTCCAATCTTTACATTTTCACCAATCTCAGAATTTTCACAAATAATGGCCTTTTCTATATATGCATCTTTTTTTATTACAGTGTTATTCATTATCACAGAATCTTTTATTATAGCTCCTTCTTCTACAATTACTCCTTGAAATAATACTGAATTATGAATTTCACCATATATTTCGCAACCTTCACTTATTAGAGATCCTGTTAACTTTGCATCTTTTGATATAAAAGCAGGGGGCAATTCTTCCGATTGCGTAAATATTTTCCAATTTACATCATGTATATTTAACATTGGCATTGGTCCCAATAATTCAAGATTTGATTCCCAATATGACTGCAAAGTCCCAACATCTCTCCAATATCCTTCATAATTAAACGCATATAATCTATTATTTTCTAACATCTTAGGTATTATATTTTTACCAAAATCATGTTCTGAATTCGGATCATTAGAATCCTCAATTAATAGTTCTTTTAATATTGACCATGTATAAACATATATTCCCAACGATGCTAAATTACCTCTAGGATTATTTGGTTTTTCTTGAAATTCTATTATTTTTCCAAAAGAATCTGTAACCATTATTCCAAACCTATATGCCTCACTTAAAGGAACTTCCATACAGGCAATCGTCGCATCAGAACCTTTCTCTATATGAAAATCTATCATTTCATTATAATCCATTTTATATATGTGATCACCAGATAAAATAACAACAAAATCCGGATTATAACTATCTATATACTCTATATTTTGACAAATAGCATCTGCTGTCCCCTTATACCATGATTGATCAGTGTTACTCACATATGGTGGTAAAATAGTTAACCCACCAGATTTTATATCTAAATCCCAAGGCCTTCCAATACCTAAATGCTTATTTAATACATGAGGTCTATACTGGGTTAATACACCAATATTATATATTCCAGAATTTACACAGTTACTCAATGCAAAATCTATAATTCGATACTTACCACCATACGGTACTGCTGGTTTAGCTAAATATTCCGTTATAGCTCCAAGTCTTGTACCTTGACCTCCTGCTAATATTAAAGCAACAATATTCATTTTTATCCCCCCTATATGATCGTACCTTTTTCTATTACTAAAATTTTTTCTTCTCCAACAACTCTATGTCCTTCTCTTATTTTACAATCTTTATCTATGATTGCATTTTTTATTACACTACCTTCTGAAATAACTGTATCCTGAAGTATTATTGAATTTTCAACTACAGCACCCGCTTTTACTTTAACCCCTCTAGATATTATTGAATTTTTTACAGTTCCATTTATTATAGAACCATCTGCCACAAATGCGTTATGAACATTTGCATTGATATTTATTTTTGGTGGGGCATAATCTTTTAATTTAGTATATATTTTTTTTGAGTAAAATAATTCTCTTCTAACATCGTCTTTTAAAATATCCATATTAGTTTTATAGTATGTTTCTACTGACTTTTTTATATTTGACCAATACCCCTTAAAATCATATGCAAATATTCTCAGTTTACTTAAATTAGGTATGATAATATCATATACGATATCTTTACCTCCACCTGGAATAGATGTGTACAATAACTCAATTAATAATGCTTTATTTATAAAATAAACTCCTAA
This sequence is a window from Marinitoga hydrogenitolerans DSM 16785. Protein-coding genes within it:
- a CDS encoding glucose-1-phosphate adenylyltransferase, with protein sequence MNIVALILAGGQGTRLGAITEYLAKPAVPYGGKYRIIDFALSNCVNSGIYNIGVLTQYRPHVLNKHLGIGRPWDLDIKSGGLTILPPYVSNTDQSWYKGTADAICQNIEYIDSYNPDFVVILSGDHIYKMDYNEMIDFHIEKGSDATIACMEVPLSEAYRFGIMVTDSFGKIIEFQEKPNNPRGNLASLGIYVYTWSILKELLIEDSNDPNSEHDFGKNIIPKMLENNRLYAFNYEGYWRDVGTLQSYWESNLELLGPMPMLNIHDVNWKIFTQSEELPPAFISKDAKLTGSLISEGCEIYGEIHNSVLFQGVIVEEGAIIKDSVIMNNTVIKKDAYIEKAIICENSEIGENVKIGIGEFKENQYNNKIYNTDITLIGFNTRIPPNIQIGKNVLIGNYIKEFIEDVPSGGYVV
- a CDS encoding DUF4899 domain-containing protein, which translates into the protein MDFYAVKFFATSSLTAEIIIGYMFGKQKGNPEYKVLSIPKSKLPKFELPDINLSYIEYKSKLEELYYKAIKDSTVLDLNKQFLAFVQSTIKRYGPEIINAKMFLGVRDSDVAVIKAILSEIFEEWEGEVNLKIVAEKLTYQDLVWLMTQHRSFSEKEKSYLNRVDVQSAPEVLPLTDPLNGMTINNLDVGDPVYSLIIDSVEPANLNKLKEQYPDKFDENGKNILPIESKLIAKELVTDTDYYFIKVDLGGGIIGKAVISKNLKMMVDSNKIAEMHKKREEYFNPPEDKIIGDILKESIAGLKREANLPENKVRSSDVLIIFGLSIGLIIGAILLGIWLGVF